A window of the Brassica napus cultivar Da-Ae chromosome C5, Da-Ae, whole genome shotgun sequence genome harbors these coding sequences:
- the LOC106415274 gene encoding purine permease 14 isoform X1 produces MAQHQPMFQTKPEEHLVQIPVNIERDSTTLVNPNRKPNHWPTILLSTIFVIIGQCIAKLLENFYYEQINRSESNKHHQNDSVWTQALLQTVGFPLLLLPFIILTTKKHNNPPITSDQFHYKSLAVIYICIGILMSVQARLSAMGKLEISFILFTPISLTQLFFTPIFARFVNKIKLNRWVVISLVFAIGAGALTFTSPFGGVSYNREHKYARSVWAALFAAVCFSLLLCNIQNVFDSYIFKRTESTTRKPSFASVFEVIIFSSLVATLISTVGLLIAGEQHGLEREMNGFPKGKGAYVMVMVGQAVSWQLYWVGIVGLVFSVSSVLSNVISVVTWPILSLLVVVFFNFRNFTGEGDDEFDTFKGFAFIPAALSVAAYFFGLHKENRNSTTN; encoded by the exons ATGGCTCAGCATCAACCAATGTTTCAGACAAAGCCAGAAG AACATTTGGTGCAGATTCCCGTGAACATCGAGCGTGACTCAACCACACTCGTAAATCCAAACCGGAAACCAAACCACTGGCCGACGATtctcctatcaaccatcttcgtCATCATAGGCCAATGCATAGCCAAACTCCTCGAAAACTTCTACTACGAACAAATCAACCGAAGCGAGTCCAACAAACACCACCAAAACGACAGCGTTTGGACTCAAGCTCTCCTCCAAACCGTCGGATtccctctcctcctcctcccattCATCATCCTCACCACCAAGAAACACAACAACCCTCCCATAACTTCCGACCAGTTCCACTACAAATCCTTGGCAGTAATCTACATCTGCATCGGAATCCTCATGTCGGTCCAAGCAAGACTCTCCGCTATGGGAAAGCTCGAGATATCGTTTATTCTCTTCACTCCCATCTCCTTAACACAGCTCTTCTTCACTCCCATCTTCGCGCGCTTCGTCAACAAAATCAAGCTCAACAGATGGGTCGTAATCTCCTTGGTTTTCGCCATCGGCGCCGGAGCTCTCACCTTCACATCCCCGTTCGGCGGCGTGTCATACAACCGGGAGCATAAGTACGCGAGAAGCGTATGGGCCGCTCTGTTCGCCGCCGTAtgcttctctctcctcctctgtAACATCCAAAACGTCTTCGACAGCTATATCTTCAAACGCACGGAATCAACCACCAGAAAACCAAGCTTCGCGTCCGTTTTCGAAGTCATAATCTTCTCCTCCCTCGTCGCCACGCTCATCTCCACGGTGGGTCTTCTCATCGCCGGTGAACAACACGGtttggagagagagatgaatGGTTTCCCGAAAGGGAAAGGTGCGTACGTGATGGTTATGGTGGGCCAAGCCGTTTCGTGGCAGTTATACTGGGTCGGGATCGTGGGACTCGTCTTCTCTGTCTCGAGCGTGTTGTCGAATGTGATCAGCGTCGTTACGTGGCCGATCTTGTCGTTGCTTGTTGTGGTCTTCTTTAACTTCAGGAACTTCACGGGCGAAGGCGATGATGAGTTCGATACTTTCAAAGGTTTCGCTTTCATTCCTGCCGCGTTAAGCGTCGCCGCTTATTTCTTTGGGCTTCACAAAGAGAATCGCAATA GTACAACAAATTAG
- the LOC106415275 gene encoding purine permease 14, whose protein sequence is MAQNQPIFQIKPEEHFVQIPVSIERDSTTLINSNRKPNHWPTILLSTICVIIGQSIAKLLENFYYDKINRSEYNEHRQNDGVWTQALLQTVGFPLLLLPFIILTAKKHNQPSSDQFHYKSLAVIYICMGIVMSVQGRLSAMGKLEIPFGIFTLIYTTQLFFTPIFARFVNKIKFNRWVVISLVLAIVTGALTLSSSFGGEPDEAELNYARGSWAALLAALCFSLLLCNIQNVFDSYIFRRTESTTRNPSFSSVFEVIIFSSLVATLISMVGLLIAGEQHDLKTEMNGFPKGKGSYVMAMVGQAVSWQIYWVGTVGLVFSVSSVLSNVISVVTWPIVSVLVVIFFNYMDDELDVFKGVALITAVLSAAAYFFRLHKENRNSAY, encoded by the exons ATGGCTCAGAATCAACCAATCTTTCAGATCAAGCCAGAAG AACATTTTGTGCAGATTCCCGTCAGCATCGAGCGTGATTCAACCACACTCATAAACTCAAACCGGAAACCAAACCATTGGCCGACGATTCTCCTCTCAACCATCTGCGTCATCATAGGCCAATCCATAGCCAAACTCCTCGAAAACTTCTACTACGACAAAATCAACCGAAGCGAGTACAACGAACACCGCCAAAACGACGGCGTTTGGACTCAAGCTCTCCTCCAAACCGTCGGCTtccctctcctcctcctcccgtTCATCATCCTCACCGCCAAGAAACACAACCAACCATCTTCCGACCAGTTCCACTACAAATCCTTAGCGGTAATCTACATCTGCATGGGGATCGTCATGTCGGTTCAAGGAAGACTCTCCGCCATGGGAAAGCTCGAGATACCATTCGGTATCTTCACCCTCATCTACACAACGCAGCTCTTCTTCACTCCGATCTTCGCTCGCTTCGTCAATAAAATCAAGTTCAACAGATGGGTCGTTATCTCCTTGGTGTTGGCCATCGTCACCGGAGCTCTCACGTTATCCTCCTCATTCGGCGGCGAGCCGGACGAAGCTGAGCTGAATTACGCAAGAGGCTCATGGGCTGCTCTGTTGGCCGCCCTCtgcttctctctcctcctctgtAACATCCAAAACGTCTTCGACAGCTATATCTTCAGACGCACGGAATCAACCACGAGAAACCCAAGCTTCTCTTCCGTTTTCGAAGTCATAATCTTCTCCTCTTTAGTCGCAACTCTCATCTCCATGGTGGGACTTCTCATCGCCGGAGAACAACACGATTTGAAGACGGAGATGAATGGTTTCCCGAAAGGGAAAGGTTCGTACGTGATGGCTATGGTGGGACAAGCGGTTTCGTGGCAGATCTACTGGGTTGGAACTGTGGGACTTGTCTTCTCTGTTTCGAGCGTGTTGTCGAACGTGATCAGCGTCGTTACCTGGCCGATCGTGTCGGTGCTTGTTGTGATCTTCTTTAACTACATGGACGATGAGTTGGATGTTTTCAAAGGTGTCGCCTTGATCACTGCCGTGTTAAGCGCCGCCGCTTATTTCTTTAGGCTTCATAAAGAGAATCGTAATAGTGCatactaa
- the LOC106415274 gene encoding purine permease 14 isoform X2 — protein MAQHQPMFQTKPEEHLVQIPVNIERDSTTLVNPNRKPNHWPTILLSTIFVIIGQCIAKLLENFYYEQINRSESNKHHQNDSVWTQALLQTVGFPLLLLPFIILTTKKHNNPPITSDQFHYKSLAVIYICIGILMSVQARLSAMGKLEISFILFTPISLTQLFFTPIFARFVNKIKLNRWVVISLVFAIGAGALTFTSPFGGVSYNREHKYARSVWAALFAAVCFSLLLCNIQNVFDSYIFKRTESTTRKPSFASVFEVIIFSSLVATLISTVGLLIAGEQHGLEREMNGFPKGKGAYVMVMVGQAVSWQLYWVGIVGLVFSVSSVLSNVISVVTWPILSLLVVVFFNFRNFTGEGDDEFDTFKGFAFIPAALSVAAYFFGLHKENRNSAY, from the exons ATGGCTCAGCATCAACCAATGTTTCAGACAAAGCCAGAAG AACATTTGGTGCAGATTCCCGTGAACATCGAGCGTGACTCAACCACACTCGTAAATCCAAACCGGAAACCAAACCACTGGCCGACGATtctcctatcaaccatcttcgtCATCATAGGCCAATGCATAGCCAAACTCCTCGAAAACTTCTACTACGAACAAATCAACCGAAGCGAGTCCAACAAACACCACCAAAACGACAGCGTTTGGACTCAAGCTCTCCTCCAAACCGTCGGATtccctctcctcctcctcccattCATCATCCTCACCACCAAGAAACACAACAACCCTCCCATAACTTCCGACCAGTTCCACTACAAATCCTTGGCAGTAATCTACATCTGCATCGGAATCCTCATGTCGGTCCAAGCAAGACTCTCCGCTATGGGAAAGCTCGAGATATCGTTTATTCTCTTCACTCCCATCTCCTTAACACAGCTCTTCTTCACTCCCATCTTCGCGCGCTTCGTCAACAAAATCAAGCTCAACAGATGGGTCGTAATCTCCTTGGTTTTCGCCATCGGCGCCGGAGCTCTCACCTTCACATCCCCGTTCGGCGGCGTGTCATACAACCGGGAGCATAAGTACGCGAGAAGCGTATGGGCCGCTCTGTTCGCCGCCGTAtgcttctctctcctcctctgtAACATCCAAAACGTCTTCGACAGCTATATCTTCAAACGCACGGAATCAACCACCAGAAAACCAAGCTTCGCGTCCGTTTTCGAAGTCATAATCTTCTCCTCCCTCGTCGCCACGCTCATCTCCACGGTGGGTCTTCTCATCGCCGGTGAACAACACGGtttggagagagagatgaatGGTTTCCCGAAAGGGAAAGGTGCGTACGTGATGGTTATGGTGGGCCAAGCCGTTTCGTGGCAGTTATACTGGGTCGGGATCGTGGGACTCGTCTTCTCTGTCTCGAGCGTGTTGTCGAATGTGATCAGCGTCGTTACGTGGCCGATCTTGTCGTTGCTTGTTGTGGTCTTCTTTAACTTCAGGAACTTCACGGGCGAAGGCGATGATGAGTTCGATACTTTCAAAGGTTTCGCTTTCATTCCTGCCGCGTTAAGCGTCGCCGCTTATTTCTTTGGGCTTCACAAAGAGAATCGCAATAGTgcgtattaa